In Trifolium pratense cultivar HEN17-A07 linkage group LG7, ARS_RC_1.1, whole genome shotgun sequence, a genomic segment contains:
- the LOC123898894 gene encoding uncharacterized protein LOC123898894, with the protein MSSSSVSEKRFTAVEIEEEYDTFRDDIYMWQQTFDKSKSNEDNVIKFPKRVVEECLSKEQKSITLIYEEDVKSYECDIETMNDGSNEKYISKAWFQCVEEMGVKDGAKLLFTAQNPPENMDLPPTKMYVYVIEF; encoded by the exons ATGTCATCTTCTTCAGTGAG TGAAAAAAGGTTTACTGCCGTTGAGATTGAAGAAGAATACGACACTTTTAGAGATGATATCTATATGTGGCAACAAACGTTTGATAAGTCTAAATCCAACGAGGACAATGTCATT AAATTTCCAAAGCGTGTTGTTGAAGAATGTTTGTCGAAGGAACAGAAGTCGATAACATTGATTTATGAAGAAGATGTTAAGTCTTATGAATGCGATATCGAGACTATGAATGATGGAAGTAATGAGAAATATATTTCAAAAGCATGGTTTCAATGTGTGGAAGAAATGGGAGTGAAAGATGGAGCTAAGTTGTTGTTCACTGCCCAAAATCCCCCAGAAAATATGGATCTTCCCCCAACAAAAATGTATGTTTATGTTATCGAATTCTAG
- the LOC123898706 gene encoding GATA transcription factor 11-like yields MPEDIPNMKDSWFFDKNFNGLEDEVFDDVLQFFDFPLEDVETNPAEEDWSALGEPCFDVFPEPPVGLCAKPKIENPQLGNGFSAPCNEISPMIKVPRTAGPAYGKTLPNNGSFFEKKVVLQYSPVSVFEGSSASSGENSSFDLPVIPVKRPRSKRRRPSSSNPVFSLSFIANPSAFQKYLKTPASDSDLNRVKKQRKKDDSVLSGDAETKRSSSQESAIIRKCTHCEVTKTPQWREGPKGPKTLCNACGVRYRSGRLYPEYRPANSPTYVESVHSNCHKKVLEMRGVVVKEGVRGRSMLASSTLSGNSVGQQHSHGSY; encoded by the exons ATGCCTGAG GATATTCCTAACATGAAGGACTCTTGGTTTTTTGACAAGAATTTTAACGGTTTGGAGGATGAGGTTTTCGATGATGTTCTCCAGTTTTTTGATTTTCCATTGGAAGATGTAGAAACTAATCCTGCTGAAGAAGATTGGAGTGCTCTTGGAGAGCCGTGTTTTGATGTGTTTCCAGAGCCACCGGTAGGATTGTGTGCCAAACCCAAAATTGAGAATCCCCAACTTGGGAATGGCTTCTCTGCTCCG TGCAATGAGATCTCCCCAATGATAAAAGTGCCAAGAACTGCTGGACCAGCATATGGAAAAACTCTTCCCAACAATGGAtctttctttgaaaaaaaagttGTGCTTCAATACAGCCCGGTTTCTGTTTTCGAAGGAAGTAGTGCTTCCTCAGGTGAGAATTCCAGCTTTGATCTGCCTGTGATCCCAGTAAAGCGTCCTCGAAGTAAACGCCGGCGTCCTTCAAGCTCAAATCCTGTATTCTCGCTTTCTTTCATTGCTAATCCATCGGCATTTCAAAAATATCTTAAGACACCTGCCTCCGACTCAGATTTAAACAGAgtaaagaaacaaagaaaaaaggaCGACTCTGTGCTCTCAGGTGATGCTGAGACAAAGAGATCCTCATCACAAGAATCAGCTATCATTAGAAAATGCACACACTGCGAGGTCACAAAGACTCCGCAATGGAGAGAGGGACCTAAAGGCCCAAAAACACTGTGCAATGCTTGTGGTGTTCGGTACAGGTCTGGACGCCTCTATCCTGAATACCGTCCTGCAAACAGCCCTACTTATGTAGAATCAGTCCACTCAAACTGTCACAAGAAGGTTCTGGAGATGCGAGGCGTAGTCGTCAAAGAAGGTGTTAGGGGACGTTCTATGTTGGCTTCATCAACTCTTTCCGGAAATTCTGTAGGACAACAACATTCTCATGGATCTTATTGA